The following are from one region of the Rhodoligotrophos defluvii genome:
- a CDS encoding ABC transporter permease: MASDGPGILGDTRPYQGSRSLAVRGFLARNLMLMAGLVLAAVLVLGAIFAPWLTRYSPEAMDYMAMLQAPSAAHLFGTDELGRDIFSRSLYGARLSLSVGLSAVLLSVAMGVPLGLIAGYLGGATDTVFMRVLDSLIALPPLVLALTISAVLGTGLVNATIAIAIVSVPTFARLIRGQVLSLKHLEFIQAAESIGVSSPLIIIRHILPNAINPVIVQSSLAVGFAIILESSLSFIGLGAQPPASTWGSMVQVGFQYLELAPWYPLIPATMIFLAVLGFNMMGEGLRQMLDPASRSRP; encoded by the coding sequence ATGGCAAGCGACGGGCCCGGCATCCTCGGCGACACCAGACCTTATCAGGGCAGTCGTTCTCTCGCCGTTCGCGGCTTTCTTGCCCGCAACCTCATGCTGATGGCCGGCCTCGTTCTGGCGGCCGTGCTCGTCCTGGGCGCCATATTCGCTCCATGGCTCACTCGGTATTCACCGGAGGCCATGGACTACATGGCCATGCTCCAGGCCCCGAGCGCCGCGCATCTGTTCGGAACCGACGAGCTTGGCCGCGATATTTTCAGCCGGTCGCTCTATGGCGCGCGACTCTCGCTGAGCGTAGGCCTGAGCGCCGTTCTGCTGTCGGTCGCCATGGGCGTGCCGCTCGGGCTGATCGCAGGCTATCTCGGCGGTGCCACCGACACGGTGTTCATGCGCGTCCTCGACAGCTTGATCGCGCTGCCGCCACTGGTGCTTGCGCTCACCATTTCCGCCGTGCTGGGCACAGGGCTTGTGAACGCCACCATCGCCATCGCGATCGTCTCGGTCCCCACCTTCGCGCGGCTGATCAGGGGTCAGGTCCTGTCCCTGAAGCATCTCGAATTCATCCAGGCGGCGGAATCGATCGGGGTTTCCTCGCCTCTCATCATCATTCGGCACATCCTGCCCAACGCGATCAACCCGGTCATCGTCCAGTCATCGCTAGCCGTGGGCTTCGCCATCATTCTCGAATCGAGCCTGAGCTTCATCGGGCTTGGCGCCCAGCCGCCCGCCTCCACCTGGGGCTCCATGGTGCAGGTCGGCTTCCAATATCTCGAGCTTGCCCCCTGGTACCCGCTGATCCCCGCCACCATGATCTTTCTTGCGGTGCTGGGCTTCAACATGATGGGCGAAGGCCTGCGCCAAATGCTCGACCCGGCCTCACGGAGCCGGCCATGA
- a CDS encoding ABC transporter ATP-binding protein — MNPSGTEAAATLVVENLVKRFPVGGGLLRKPRDFVHAVDGISFSVARGETLGLVGESGCGKSTAGKTILRLLEPTAGRIRLLGEDITSLSRSSLRPLRRQMQMVFQDPYSSLDPRMPAGKIVAEPLATHGLAKGRRTEAVAELFRRVGLRPDQMKDYPHQFSGGQRQRIAIARALAVNPSLIIGDEPVSALDVSIQAQVVNLLMDLQEEYKLSYIFIAHDLAVVEQISHRIAVMYLGRIVEMADTPVMMSAPLHPYTQALLDAVPVPRPRQRRRPRPLGGDVPSPIRRPSGCHFHTRCPRAVDHCRIEAPTLREVRPGHLVACHLADRWS; from the coding sequence ATGAACCCGTCAGGAACCGAGGCCGCGGCCACCCTGGTGGTGGAAAATCTGGTGAAGCGCTTCCCCGTGGGCGGTGGTCTCTTGAGGAAGCCACGCGACTTCGTCCACGCGGTCGATGGCATTTCGTTCTCGGTTGCCCGCGGTGAAACCCTGGGGCTGGTGGGCGAAAGCGGCTGCGGCAAGTCCACCGCGGGCAAGACCATCCTGCGGCTGCTGGAGCCGACGGCCGGCCGGATCCGTCTACTGGGAGAGGACATCACCAGCCTTAGCCGCTCAAGCCTGCGGCCGCTGCGCCGGCAGATGCAGATGGTGTTTCAGGACCCCTATTCCTCGCTCGACCCCCGCATGCCGGCCGGCAAGATCGTGGCCGAGCCCCTCGCCACCCATGGGCTCGCCAAGGGGCGCAGAACGGAGGCGGTGGCCGAGCTGTTCCGCCGCGTTGGCCTGCGCCCCGACCAGATGAAGGACTATCCCCACCAGTTCTCGGGCGGTCAGCGCCAGCGCATCGCCATTGCCCGCGCCCTCGCGGTCAATCCCAGCCTGATCATCGGCGACGAGCCGGTGTCTGCGCTGGACGTCTCGATCCAGGCCCAGGTGGTGAACCTGCTTATGGATCTGCAGGAGGAGTACAAGCTCTCCTACATCTTCATCGCCCACGACCTCGCGGTGGTCGAGCAGATCAGTCATCGTATCGCGGTGATGTATCTCGGGCGCATCGTCGAGATGGCGGATACGCCTGTGATGATGAGCGCGCCGCTCCATCCCTACACCCAGGCGCTGCTCGATGCCGTTCCGGTGCCGCGCCCGCGCCAGCGCCGCCGTCCGCGGCCACTTGGCGGTGACGTGCCGAGCCCCATTAGACGGCCATCGGGGTGTCACTTCCACACCCGCTGCCCCCGCGCGGTGGACCACTGCCGCATCGAGGCGCCGACCTTGCGGGAGGTGCGGCCCGGCCACCTGGTCGCCTGCCATCTCGCGGACCGCTGGAGCTAA
- a CDS encoding LLM class flavin-dependent oxidoreductase, which yields MKPTLGILLFSEGPISELVEIAREAEDLGYHYLWYTDVRFARECYVGLTAVALNTTSLKIGPGVTDPYSRHPAITAAAMATLDEVSNGRAVLGLGTGGAGFKELGLERVLPIAAMRETVTMIRALTRGEKVTSQGKVVSIDGGRFSFKPVREEIPVYFATHGPQMTRLAGEIADGVLIANTLNPKAFDFYVGKLTEGLVKAQRSPDSLDIGLRVEACIDDDDEKALDVMRRRVASRLISQYPHWDYLDELGVTLPEAFIEVAKMQDGPDLPKASSLLPVDVVESMVLAGNPRRVSEQLARALHPRVTQLTLRPHAVPGGKLGSVVRAFAEEVFPEALRRRAESVAA from the coding sequence GTGAAGCCCACACTCGGTATTCTGCTGTTTTCCGAAGGTCCGATCAGTGAGCTGGTCGAGATCGCTCGTGAAGCCGAAGACCTCGGCTATCACTATCTCTGGTACACCGACGTGCGCTTCGCCCGGGAATGCTACGTGGGGCTCACCGCTGTTGCCCTGAACACGACATCCCTCAAGATCGGACCGGGGGTCACCGACCCCTATTCGCGCCATCCCGCCATTACGGCCGCCGCCATGGCCACGCTGGATGAGGTGAGCAACGGCCGCGCCGTGCTCGGCCTCGGCACCGGCGGCGCCGGTTTCAAGGAGCTCGGCCTGGAGCGCGTGCTGCCGATCGCCGCCATGCGCGAGACCGTCACCATGATCCGCGCGCTCACCCGCGGTGAAAAGGTGACGTCGCAAGGCAAGGTCGTGTCGATCGACGGCGGCCGTTTCAGCTTCAAGCCGGTACGCGAGGAGATCCCCGTCTATTTCGCCACCCATGGACCGCAAATGACCCGCCTGGCCGGAGAGATCGCCGATGGGGTATTGATCGCCAACACGCTCAATCCCAAGGCCTTCGATTTCTACGTCGGCAAGCTTACTGAAGGCCTTGTCAAGGCGCAGCGTTCGCCGGACAGTCTGGATATCGGCTTGCGCGTAGAGGCCTGTATCGACGATGACGACGAGAAGGCACTGGATGTGATGCGCCGGCGCGTGGCCTCGCGACTGATCAGCCAGTATCCGCACTGGGATTATCTGGACGAGCTGGGCGTCACCTTGCCCGAAGCCTTCATCGAGGTGGCCAAGATGCAAGATGGCCCAGATCTCCCCAAGGCGTCGTCTCTCCTGCCGGTCGACGTGGTGGAGTCCATGGTGCTCGCCGGCAATCCCCGGCGGGTGAGCGAGCAGCTCGCCCGGGCGCTGCATCCGCGTGTCACGCAGCTCACCCTGCGGCCGCATGCGGTGCCTGGTGGAAAACTGGGATCCGTGGTGCGCGCCTTCGCAGAGGAGGTTTTCCCCGAAGCCTTGCGGAGGAGAGCGGAAAGCGTAGCGGCCTGA
- a CDS encoding EthD family reductase, with amino-acid sequence MIVLAAYYKGTVDPANREAFDAYVRDVHLPLVAQWPELRALRLLLNNHEPYLGEAPQYYHCFQLFYDDKAALSRSLGSEAREETKRISLADRPRFRDLFQGEVLHMVFDITAFPCKDRDPSPKQDLTGAFARCALYMGTVPEQRERFETYVSDVHLPMVAEWPRLKDLKLLKSDGTPFLTEPPRYFHAFELYFDTQEDMDLCMASDERKETRRISAQDVDSFKGLFEGEVHHVNFRITDFPLRPTR; translated from the coding sequence ATGATCGTGCTGGCCGCCTATTACAAGGGCACGGTAGACCCGGCGAACCGGGAAGCGTTCGACGCTTATGTCAGGGACGTGCATCTGCCGCTGGTGGCGCAATGGCCCGAGTTGCGGGCCTTGCGGCTCCTGCTCAACAATCATGAGCCCTATCTCGGCGAGGCACCGCAATATTATCACTGCTTCCAGCTGTTCTATGACGACAAGGCAGCGCTCAGCCGCTCGCTCGGGTCGGAGGCGCGCGAGGAGACCAAGCGCATCAGCCTTGCCGATCGCCCCCGCTTCCGCGATCTCTTCCAGGGCGAGGTTCTGCACATGGTGTTCGACATCACCGCCTTCCCCTGCAAGGACCGCGATCCCTCCCCCAAGCAGGACCTGACCGGCGCCTTTGCCCGCTGCGCGCTCTACATGGGCACCGTGCCGGAACAGCGCGAGCGCTTCGAAACCTATGTTAGCGACGTGCACCTGCCCATGGTGGCGGAATGGCCGCGGCTCAAGGACCTGAAGCTGCTGAAGAGCGACGGTACACCGTTCCTGACCGAGCCGCCGAGATACTTCCATGCCTTCGAGCTCTATTTCGACACCCAAGAGGACATGGACCTGTGCATGGCCTCCGACGAGCGCAAGGAAACGCGGCGGATCTCGGCCCAGGACGTGGACAGCTTCAAGGGCTTGTTTGAGGGCGAGGTCCATCACGTCAACTTTCGGATCACGGACTTTCCGTTGCGGCCAACGCGGTGA
- the tcuA gene encoding FAD-dependent tricarballylate dehydrogenase TcuA — protein MTANCDVIVVGAGNAALCAALAARETGARVLVLESAPEAERGGNTRFTAGAMRVVYDGVDDLQSLMPDLTEDEKNRTDFGTYPADQFLDDIGRVTQYRSDPELADILVRRSLDTLLWMRSKGVRFAPIYGRQAFKVDGRFKFWGGLTVEAWGGGPGLVDALFAAAEREGIAVRYGCRARELILEDGAVRGVVALVEGKRTDFRAAAVVLAAGGFEANAEWRTRYLGPGWDLAKVRGSRFNQGDGLRMALDAGALSAGNWSGCHAVGWERNAPEYGDLAVGDNFQKHSYPFGIMINGRGERFVDEGADFRNFTYAKYGRVILEQPGQFAWQIFDRKVIHLLRDEYRIRQVTKVAASTLEELAARLDDVDGPNALREIRAYNAAVETSIPFNPNVKDGRCTRGLRINKSNWANTIDEPPFEAYAVTCGITFTFGGVKIDERARVLNVAGEPISGLYAAGEMVGGLFYFNYPGGTGLTSGAVFGRIAGASAGAASRQGR, from the coding sequence ATGACTGCGAATTGTGACGTGATCGTTGTCGGCGCGGGCAACGCGGCGCTGTGCGCGGCGCTTGCCGCTCGGGAGACGGGCGCCCGTGTCCTGGTGCTGGAGAGCGCACCCGAGGCCGAGCGGGGCGGCAATACACGCTTCACCGCCGGTGCCATGCGGGTCGTCTATGACGGGGTCGACGACCTCCAGTCCCTGATGCCCGATCTCACCGAAGACGAGAAGAACCGAACCGATTTCGGGACCTATCCCGCCGACCAGTTCCTCGACGATATTGGCCGCGTGACCCAGTACCGGAGCGATCCGGAGCTCGCGGATATCCTGGTGCGGCGCAGCCTCGACACCCTTCTGTGGATGCGCAGCAAGGGTGTGCGGTTTGCGCCGATCTATGGCCGGCAGGCGTTCAAGGTGGACGGTCGGTTCAAGTTCTGGGGCGGGCTGACGGTCGAGGCCTGGGGCGGCGGCCCTGGCCTGGTGGACGCTCTGTTTGCCGCTGCGGAGCGTGAGGGCATCGCGGTCCGCTATGGCTGCCGGGCGCGCGAGCTCATTTTGGAAGATGGCGCCGTTCGCGGGGTGGTGGCACTGGTCGAGGGCAAGCGCACCGACTTCCGCGCCGCAGCGGTCGTCCTTGCTGCGGGCGGTTTCGAGGCCAATGCGGAATGGCGAACCCGCTATCTCGGCCCCGGCTGGGACCTGGCGAAAGTCCGGGGCTCTCGTTTCAATCAGGGCGACGGGCTGCGCATGGCGCTCGATGCGGGGGCGCTCTCGGCCGGTAACTGGTCGGGCTGCCATGCTGTGGGCTGGGAACGCAACGCGCCGGAATATGGCGATCTCGCCGTGGGCGACAACTTCCAGAAGCACAGCTATCCCTTCGGCATCATGATCAATGGCCGCGGCGAGCGCTTCGTGGACGAGGGCGCCGATTTCCGGAATTTCACCTATGCCAAATATGGGCGGGTGATCCTGGAGCAGCCCGGGCAATTCGCCTGGCAGATCTTCGATCGCAAGGTCATCCATCTCTTGCGCGATGAATACCGGATCCGGCAGGTGACCAAGGTTGCAGCCTCCACATTGGAGGAGCTTGCAGCCCGGCTCGATGATGTGGACGGCCCGAATGCCTTGCGCGAGATCAGGGCCTACAACGCCGCGGTCGAGACCAGCATTCCGTTCAACCCCAACGTCAAGGACGGACGTTGCACGCGCGGCCTGCGCATCAACAAGAGCAACTGGGCCAATACGATCGATGAACCACCCTTTGAAGCTTATGCGGTAACCTGCGGCATCACCTTCACTTTCGGCGGCGTGAAGATCGACGAACGGGCGCGGGTGCTGAACGTGGCGGGGGAGCCCATCTCGGGTCTCTATGCGGCGGGCGAAATGGTCGGTGGCTTGTTCTACTTCAATTATCCTGGCGGCACCGGCCTGACCAGCGGTGCGGTCTTCGGGCGGATCGCCGGTGCAAGCGCGGGCGCGGCCTCCAGACAGGGCCGTTAG
- a CDS encoding ABC transporter permease, with protein sequence MVKFIAQRFAATIPVLILTSVIIFVLMRILPGDPVLMLIGEHSEVSEETISTLRKQYGLDQPLPVQYLIWVKNAVTGDLGRSIHGRQPVWDVVAPRILPTAQIGLTAWIFAVMVAVPLGALSAARMNSWLDWLGTVLALIGAAMPYFLLGGLLIYGIALKTGWLPISGYVSPAVDLSRSVRSTILPAATLSLALIAVITRQARSSFADVLNHPFIRTARAKGLSERSVIIRHALRNAMVPIVTILGLQLGTLFSGAVVTEMVFAIPGVGRLLVDSILSRDYPVVQAVVLFITFCVVLATMAVDIAYGLLDPRLRPR encoded by the coding sequence ATGGTCAAGTTCATTGCCCAGAGATTTGCCGCGACGATCCCGGTTCTGATCCTGACCTCGGTCATCATCTTCGTATTGATGCGGATCCTGCCGGGCGATCCGGTATTGATGCTCATCGGCGAGCATTCCGAGGTCAGCGAGGAAACCATCTCGACACTGAGGAAGCAGTACGGGCTCGACCAGCCCCTTCCCGTTCAATACCTGATCTGGGTGAAGAACGCGGTCACCGGCGATCTCGGCCGGTCCATCCATGGCCGGCAGCCGGTCTGGGACGTGGTGGCGCCCCGCATTCTGCCCACCGCCCAGATCGGCCTCACCGCCTGGATCTTCGCGGTCATGGTCGCCGTGCCCCTGGGCGCGCTCAGCGCCGCGCGGATGAATTCCTGGCTCGACTGGCTGGGAACGGTCCTGGCGCTGATCGGGGCCGCCATGCCCTATTTCCTTCTGGGCGGCCTCTTGATCTATGGCATCGCGCTCAAGACCGGCTGGCTGCCCATTTCCGGCTATGTCTCGCCTGCGGTTGACCTCAGCAGAAGCGTCCGCTCGACCATCCTGCCCGCCGCAACCCTCAGCTTGGCGCTGATCGCGGTCATCACCCGCCAGGCCCGCTCCAGCTTTGCCGACGTCCTGAACCATCCGTTCATCCGCACGGCGCGCGCCAAGGGCCTGTCGGAGCGCAGCGTGATCATCCGCCACGCCCTGCGCAACGCCATGGTGCCGATCGTCACCATACTGGGCCTGCAGCTCGGAACATTGTTCAGCGGCGCGGTGGTGACCGAAATGGTGTTCGCCATCCCGGGCGTGGGCCGCCTGCTCGTCGACTCCATTTTAAGCCGCGACTATCCCGTCGTTCAGGCGGTGGTGCTGTTCATCACCTTCTGCGTGGTTCTGGCGACCATGGCGGTCGACATCGCCTATGGGCTGCTCGACCCGCGCCTGCGGCCGAGGTAG
- a CDS encoding ABC transporter substrate-binding protein: protein MFSRRSVLSLSAASTAALLLPKSLCAQGSAPAAAKPGGSLTAAIFADPLTLDPHLTGNLQGRATTRAVHDTLFTIREGRLAPGLVESWEQPDEKTYLLKLRQGIKFHDGTPFDAEAVKFNIDRIRDKDTGSIRGGEITALDTIEAVDANTVKMTTKYPFAAFLFPFTDVTGCIGSPTAFQKHGLDYGLHPSGTGPFKLAEYSKDNRTVLEKNGDYWQEGKPYLDQVILRPVPTDSTRLSELRAGSVLIAEALPLQDIQRLRAANEFVVSEKPGFRWEYFGFNLRDQYPGKSKAFRQAFQWAIDRQALHQVAYFGTGEIGYDGILPGSPFYDPNYKPFTRDVDKAKRLIEDSGLDTPIVIGAPLQPDPVKQRATQIFQANAAEIGVKVNIEQIDSAGYRNMLREGNMPMDAQGWWGYRPDPDQYLAILLGSEGSYAKYHGYSNPEMDKLIQAERAGRTEEERRDAFRKISALMNEDAVYVPWHYSSDFKGLNPKVKGFHHAADGIINFAELWLEA from the coding sequence ATGTTTAGCAGGCGAAGTGTCTTGTCACTATCGGCAGCGTCGACGGCTGCATTGCTGCTGCCTAAGAGCCTCTGCGCCCAAGGATCGGCACCGGCCGCCGCCAAGCCGGGGGGCTCGCTCACTGCCGCAATCTTCGCCGATCCGCTCACACTCGACCCGCACCTCACCGGAAATCTGCAAGGTCGCGCCACGACACGCGCAGTCCACGATACCCTGTTCACCATCCGGGAAGGTCGCCTGGCGCCCGGCTTGGTGGAATCATGGGAACAGCCGGACGAGAAAACCTATCTGCTGAAACTGCGCCAGGGCATCAAGTTTCACGACGGCACCCCGTTCGATGCCGAGGCGGTGAAATTCAACATCGATCGCATTCGCGACAAGGATACCGGCTCGATCCGCGGCGGCGAGATCACCGCCCTCGATACGATCGAGGCGGTCGATGCCAATACCGTGAAGATGACCACCAAATACCCCTTCGCGGCCTTCCTGTTTCCGTTCACCGATGTGACGGGCTGCATCGGCTCGCCTACCGCCTTCCAGAAACACGGGCTGGACTATGGCCTGCATCCCAGCGGCACCGGTCCGTTCAAGCTCGCGGAATACAGCAAGGACAACCGCACGGTCCTCGAGAAGAACGGTGATTATTGGCAGGAGGGCAAGCCTTACCTCGACCAGGTGATCCTGCGCCCGGTGCCGACCGACAGCACGCGCCTGTCGGAGCTGCGCGCGGGCTCGGTGCTGATCGCCGAGGCCCTGCCGCTGCAGGACATCCAGCGGCTGCGCGCGGCCAACGAGTTCGTGGTCTCCGAAAAGCCCGGTTTCCGCTGGGAATATTTCGGCTTCAACCTGCGCGACCAGTATCCCGGCAAGTCCAAGGCCTTCCGCCAGGCCTTCCAATGGGCCATCGACCGGCAGGCCCTCCACCAGGTTGCCTATTTCGGCACCGGTGAGATCGGCTATGACGGCATCCTGCCCGGCAGCCCGTTCTACGACCCCAACTACAAGCCCTTCACCCGCGACGTGGACAAGGCCAAGCGGCTGATCGAGGACTCCGGCCTCGACACCCCCATCGTGATCGGCGCGCCCCTGCAACCCGATCCGGTCAAGCAGCGCGCCACCCAAATCTTCCAGGCCAATGCCGCCGAGATTGGCGTGAAGGTCAATATCGAGCAGATCGACAGCGCCGGTTATCGCAACATGTTGCGCGAAGGGAACATGCCGATGGACGCGCAGGGCTGGTGGGGCTACCGGCCCGATCCGGACCAGTACCTCGCCATCCTGCTCGGATCCGAGGGCTCCTATGCCAAGTATCACGGCTATTCGAACCCGGAGATGGATAAGCTCATCCAGGCCGAGCGCGCCGGCCGCACAGAGGAAGAACGCCGCGACGCGTTCCGCAAGATCTCCGCGCTGATGAACGAGGACGCCGTTTATGTGCCCTGGCACTACAGCTCGGACTTCAAGGGGCTGAACCCCAAGGTCAAGGGCTTCCACCACGCGGCCGACGGCATCATCAACTTCGCCGAGCTGTGGCTCGAAGCCTGA
- a CDS encoding M24 family metallopeptidase, whose protein sequence is MPLHFTQQEFAERQAATLSLMQAQGLDGLLMFRQESMYYLTGYDTFGYVFFQCLVLRADGRMVLLTRAPDARAARYTSNIEDIRIWVDAPEAEPAFELKAIVRELGLGGRRLGIEWDAYGLTAQNGRRVAAALEGFCRLEDASLLVTRQRVVKRPAEIAYVRKAAELADAALAEGLKLARPGAFEGDILAALQGAVFKGDGDYSGNEFIIASGPGAHLGRYTSGRRHVAAGEQLTIEFAGVYRHYHSCLMRVITIGKANARQIEIHRRAMDAMAAATAALRPGDPVGNVFNAYIANIERAGFLENNLNACGYSLGTTFSPNWMDWPMLYRDNPVIAEPGMVFFMFIPITDKGVTAVPGETFLVTETGCERLGKAAITFDTESQGGA, encoded by the coding sequence GTGCCACTGCATTTCACCCAACAGGAATTTGCCGAACGCCAGGCGGCGACATTGTCGCTGATGCAGGCACAGGGGCTGGACGGCCTGCTCATGTTCCGTCAGGAGAGCATGTATTACCTGACGGGCTACGACACGTTCGGCTACGTCTTCTTCCAATGCCTCGTCCTCCGCGCTGACGGCCGCATGGTGCTGCTGACCCGGGCGCCCGATGCGCGCGCGGCCCGCTACACCTCCAATATCGAGGATATCCGCATTTGGGTGGATGCGCCGGAGGCCGAGCCGGCTTTCGAGCTCAAGGCCATTGTTCGGGAGCTGGGCCTCGGCGGACGGCGCCTGGGCATCGAGTGGGACGCCTATGGCCTGACCGCGCAGAACGGACGGCGGGTGGCGGCCGCCCTGGAAGGGTTCTGCCGGCTCGAGGATGCATCCCTGCTGGTCACGCGCCAGCGCGTGGTCAAGCGCCCGGCTGAGATCGCCTATGTGCGCAAGGCCGCGGAACTCGCCGATGCGGCCTTGGCCGAGGGCCTGAAGCTCGCCAGGCCCGGCGCCTTCGAGGGTGACATTCTCGCCGCCCTGCAGGGTGCCGTGTTCAAGGGGGATGGGGACTATTCGGGCAACGAATTCATTATCGCCTCAGGCCCGGGTGCTCATCTCGGCCGGTACACCTCCGGTCGCCGCCATGTCGCTGCGGGCGAACAGCTCACCATCGAGTTTGCCGGCGTCTACCGCCATTACCATTCCTGCCTGATGCGGGTGATCACCATCGGCAAGGCCAATGCCCGCCAGATCGAGATCCACCGCCGGGCCATGGACGCCATGGCGGCCGCAACCGCGGCGCTGCGGCCGGGCGACCCGGTCGGCAATGTGTTCAACGCCTATATCGCCAATATCGAAAGGGCAGGGTTTCTCGAAAACAATCTCAACGCCTGCGGCTACAGCCTCGGCACGACATTCTCTCCCAACTGGATGGACTGGCCGATGCTCTATCGCGACAACCCGGTCATCGCCGAGCCCGGGATGGTGTTCTTCATGTTCATTCCCATCACCGACAAAGGCGTCACCGCCGTTCCCGGCGAGACGTTCCTGGTGACAGAGACCGGGTGCGAAAGGCTCGGCAAGGCCGCCATCACCTTCGACACCGAGAGCCAGGGAGGCGCCTAA
- a CDS encoding ABC transporter ATP-binding protein: MTSASLYEAIPTQTAPHAEPAKRVLDVDGLETRIRTRTGEIAVVDGVSFHLDGGETLGVVGESGCGKSMMALSILRLLPPSARIAGGHVRFAGRDLVKLSPEEMRAIRGKDISMIFQEPMTSLNPMMTIGRQIAEVITLHEGLSRRDALDKAVAMLRLVRIPEPEQRVHDFPYQISGGMRQRVMIAIALACNPKILLADEPTTALDVTIQAQIMDLMTDLQERLQTAIVLITHDLGLVAENADRVMVMYAGKAVEEASVEQLFEQPHHPYTRGLLGSVPRLGSSTLSGGRTRLVEIEGNVPALNQLPAGCAFAPRCPFASAQCREAPPPMVEKRPGQRAACWNSEIVAASGAQ; encoded by the coding sequence ATGACCAGCGCCAGCCTCTATGAGGCCATCCCGACCCAGACGGCGCCGCACGCTGAGCCGGCAAAGCGCGTGCTGGACGTGGATGGTCTGGAAACCAGGATCCGCACCCGCACCGGCGAGATCGCCGTGGTGGACGGGGTGTCGTTTCACCTCGATGGCGGCGAGACCCTCGGCGTGGTCGGCGAAAGCGGCTGCGGCAAGAGCATGATGGCCCTGTCGATCCTCAGGCTTCTGCCGCCGTCGGCGCGCATCGCCGGCGGGCATGTCCGCTTTGCCGGCCGCGATCTCGTGAAGCTTTCGCCTGAGGAGATGCGCGCCATCCGCGGCAAGGACATCTCCATGATCTTCCAGGAGCCGATGACCTCGCTCAACCCGATGATGACCATCGGCCGGCAGATCGCCGAGGTGATCACTCTGCATGAGGGCTTGAGCCGCCGCGATGCCCTGGACAAGGCCGTCGCCATGCTGCGCCTGGTGCGCATTCCGGAGCCGGAGCAGCGGGTGCACGACTTTCCCTACCAGATCTCCGGCGGCATGCGGCAGCGCGTCATGATCGCCATCGCGCTGGCGTGCAATCCGAAGATCCTGCTCGCCGACGAGCCGACCACGGCCCTGGATGTGACCATCCAAGCCCAGATCATGGACCTGATGACCGACCTGCAGGAGCGCCTGCAAACGGCCATCGTGCTGATCACCCATGATCTCGGTCTGGTGGCCGAGAATGCCGACCGGGTGATGGTGATGTATGCAGGCAAGGCGGTCGAGGAAGCCAGCGTCGAGCAGCTGTTCGAGCAACCGCACCATCCCTATACCCGCGGTCTGCTCGGTTCTGTCCCCCGGCTCGGGTCATCCACCCTGTCCGGCGGCCGCACGCGCCTGGTGGAGATCGAAGGCAATGTCCCCGCTCTCAACCAGCTGCCGGCCGGGTGCGCCTTTGCCCCACGCTGCCCCTTCGCCAGCGCGCAATGCCGGGAAGCCCCGCCCCCCATGGTCGAGAAGCGCCCCGGCCAGCGCGCGGCGTGCTGGAACTCGGAGATCGTCGCCGCGTCGGGGGCACAATGA
- a CDS encoding tautomerase family protein — MRVCFYEGRSPEQKRKIAEAITTALVEIAGSKREAVNVMFDNFTREDWVIGGAPEFSKTQQR, encoded by the coding sequence GTGCGGGTTTGTTTCTATGAAGGCCGTTCTCCGGAGCAGAAGCGCAAGATCGCCGAGGCGATCACCACCGCGCTGGTCGAGATCGCCGGCTCCAAGCGGGAAGCGGTGAACGTGATGTTCGACAACTTCACCAGGGAAGACTGGGTGATCGGCGGCGCCCCCGAATTCTCCAAGACGCAGCAACGCTGA
- a CDS encoding VOC family protein: MPANYPFNRIHHIHVVVRDMAKVEAFLNTIGITLTDYEHPGNYTLLEGNEAEALAAIHYKFARINGVDLQFMSPKDDRPSRHKTFLETRGQGVYSVGFLVDDVDAAEAKGRAMGLKVEQKGRHEDGWGFTYFDTADLLGINLTVRQNPFSERT; this comes from the coding sequence ATGCCCGCGAACTATCCTTTCAATCGCATCCACCACATCCACGTGGTGGTGCGCGACATGGCGAAGGTCGAGGCTTTTCTCAACACGATCGGTATCACGCTCACGGATTATGAGCACCCCGGCAATTACACGCTGCTCGAGGGTAACGAGGCGGAGGCCCTGGCGGCGATCCACTACAAGTTCGCCAGGATCAACGGGGTCGACCTGCAGTTCATGTCGCCCAAGGACGACCGGCCCAGCCGCCACAAAACGTTCCTCGAGACCCGCGGCCAAGGGGTCTATAGCGTGGGCTTTCTGGTGGACGACGTGGATGCCGCCGAGGCCAAGGGCCGCGCTATGGGGCTGAAGGTGGAGCAGAAAGGCCGGCATGAGGATGGCTGGGGCTTCACCTATTTCGACACGGCCGACCTGCTCGGCATCAACCTGACGGTCCGTCAGAACCCGTTCAGCGAGCGGACCTGA